Sequence from the Meleagris gallopavo isolate NT-WF06-2002-E0010 breed Aviagen turkey brand Nicholas breeding stock chromosome 22, Turkey_5.1, whole genome shotgun sequence genome:
NNNNNNNNNNNNNNNNNNNNNNNNNNNNNNNNNNNNNNNNNNNNNNNNNNNNNNNNNNNNNNNNNNNNNNNNNNNNGCCGCGGCGGCCGCCTTTGTTCGTGCCCGGATCGATATCCGCGCTGCGAGGCGCGATGCCCGCACGTGGGCACGGAGCTTCGCACCCGGCGCCGCTCCGTTCCCCTGCAGGAACGGCGATGTGCGTCTGGTTGGCTGGTGCGATTTGGAATCGATGGCCacctgtgctgggagctcctGTGTTTGCTATCAGAAAAGCCTGCTCTATCTTGTTTAGTCTCTCGGGCAAGGTCTTGGTTTTTATACTGCTTTTGCTGCGCAATTGGCTGTTCCAGCTAATGTCTATCGGTTGTTCCTTTCCCCGAGCTTtgtctttctctgctctgtgagTTCAGGCCTTCGTGGTAGCCTTCGACAGCCCATGAGGATCGTTCAGAAGCCAAGTACCTTTTGTCTTTCGCGTCTGTCTGCTGGAATTATTGCCTGTTTCTCAGCTCTACTTTAGGCAGCCTATGCCACGACCTGAAATTTCAGTGTCAAGATGTTGGTATGATACTGGACACGAGCATTTGTCTAAAGCTTAAAATGGGCATTATCTCAAATTTCCACAAATTAATCTCTCCAAGGCTCTAAAAGCAGCTATTTCCAGACACGAAGCACCAGCTTGTGGGAAGGATGCAATTCCTTCACTGCATGCACAGCAAGGCCTTCAGCCTTTgctcagcagaaagcagagctggttTCACACGTAGCTCTGGCTTCCATGtaatgctgctgcagagctgaagtgCTGTGTTTTAAAGGTACGTGTGATTAAAATGCTTGATGGTGTGGGGAAGCACACGCTTGATATAATATTTCTGGCAGCACTTGTATTTATTGGTCTCTTAATGTTCACTTGTGAAGAACTGGAGTTTTAAAAAGTAGTTACAGTacatggaaaatgcatttttctttcatttgaaagtgCTGCTTTAAACTTCACAGTGCAAAGGCTGGTTGTAGCTCAGAGggtttttttaaaatcagagaCTTTGTATCAAGATTAGTGTCAGTATTATGAACATAACTGTGACAGTCATGTCAACACAGTGAGCAGCATTGATCTCCAAGGGGTTGGGAGCACTGAACTATTGATGTGTAGTCAACACTGTCTAGATAAGTAAATTGCCAGGCCCCAAATGCCAACGTTAAAGGTTCAGAAGACTTTAATATACGCTGTATGTACTGCTCTTGTGATTATCTTCTTTTGTCATCCTAATAGCATGAAGAACAACTTGGGTTGAAACGGACTTTGGGGGAAGGAATCTGGTTCAGACTTACTCAGAGCAGGCAAACTTCAGTTGATTTGTATGTTATTCCTGTGAAATCTTGACACATGCAGCAACTCCGCTCCTTGGATAACATTCCACGTGCCTAAATGCTGCAGGAAAGCTGTTTTGTTAGATGCTAAACTTCACTTATGAACAATGGCTACAATGCAATACACAGTTACCCTCCTGTTCTTAGTGAGTGCCACTACCTTACTCCCTGTTCTGCACAAGTCTGAAGGAATTCTAGATTTTAGGCAGGAAATATCTGTGTAAGAGTTGTTTTCCAGACATCCACTCACTCCTCTTCTGCCTCCTGACCCTTTAGTGGTTGAGCTCTACAGAGTCCTGCGTGTGAATACAGGCTGTTGTAAAACACTAGCTGTGGCACAGCGTGGGATTGATTTCCTGTTCGTCTGTAAACAATAGTCACTGTAAGTCTTCATGGGAGACAGCCCTTCAGACCTCCACAGAAACTCCAAGCTGTGCTTTGTCCTGTGCCAGAAATCATTAAACACTTCAGATACAGGGAGTGGGTGTGCTCCACTCCTGGAGGCCTCACAAATgccattgctgctgttttgtctACAATAAGGACATCGTTTTTCTACCCTTCTAGTTACAGACCTTGGGAGCAGGCAACTGAAAGGCTGCCTGAACAGCTCTGGACTTTACAGCTCATGTGTTTCTCTACCTGGAAGCCAGCAGGCTGATCCTGGTGCTGAGAGAAGTCGTGTTTTGAGCTAGCTGTGGGATTCTGCAGTAGCTCCTGGGTAGCTTTAGCATATGCTGCCATGAGCTGTATGCTGTAATAAGCTAATCTTGAACAAGAATATCAGTGGTATGGTTCGTGTCTAAAAGTCTGTCAGTATCGCTTTCAGTTGATAATCTGCTTCTAGTTGACTGGGTTGCAGCTGTAACATGATCAAACAGCAGCTGGAGAGCTAAAATAACGTAGAGTTTTTATACCATAGTTACTAATGGAAGGCTGTGTTTAAGGAAAGCAACTGACAGTTTGTTCTTGCACCAGTTAGGTATGAGCTGAGGTGCCAAAGAGCAACAGTGAAGTGGACAGTTTGGCATTGACCTGCTGTACACTGAGCTAATGCTCCTTGTAAGCTCCTCTCCACATGGAACAGATGAAACCTGAAGAGTGCTTGCAGCATTAGCTGCTGCTTTTAAGGAAACCACCTGAAGGCATCTCCTCATCTGAGGACTGCTTCTGATGAGTATTCCCACCTACAAAACATCAGCACCCGTGATAAGTCAGTTTGCCTGCAGGATGCTGGGAATGCTAAGCAGTGGGGTTGAGTTGCTCCAATTCTTGCTACCCTTTATCTGAGGGAGCTGCAGTGCCTCCCTGTCCACTATCATCCACCTGACAAGGCCGTCTGCACTTATCTTTCCTGCTGTGAAGTGGGAGCTGCAGCTGGCTGGCACAGGACTGCAGGCTGTGGTACAGCAGGCCTTTGCAAAGGGGCTGTTCAGGATGGAGTTTGTAAAGGTACTGTCAAACTCAGCGTCTCCTGACTGCAAGTTTGAATGCTTCTCTGGTAGCCTGTTAGAACTGGCTGATGCAACTCCAGTCTGGAGCTCTTCCACTGCCAAAAAGCATATATCAAGGTAATATGTGCTGGTGCTTATCTGAACTGGCAAAGCTTCATAAAGGCAGAGAACTATGCTAGCAGACTTGATAGACTTCTGTAAAGTGTAGAAGGAAGTCTCTATACATGTAGATCATGCTCATTCTCTAGTCTGTTTCATACTCCAGTGTTTAATGTGAGTGCCACTTGTTTTCCTGCACTAACAAAGTAGAAAGTCTGAATCTGACCTCCTCCTGTTTAATGGATTGAGTTAATTTATGCTCCTCCCTGGTAGGCACACAGTCAATTACAGCCTTCTTTCCCACTGCAAAGTGGAGCATCATTCTGGTTAGTACCTGCTCAAGTGCTCTGATAGCTGAGGCTCAGTGAAGCTTCAGTAGGCCCTAAGGTTTAGAATAATCACTTAAAGCTTTCTAAATATGAAACCAATGGCATAGAGAGAATTTAAATAGGAAGCTCTTATGCAGATAGACAATTTGTTATTgataaatatgaaaacaaaggtATGGATTTGAGCTCTGAAGCCACTGAGGAACTTTTCCCTGCTGCTTCAGAGGCCTCCCTCATTGTCTGTTGCGGCGGCGGTTGTCTCATGTTGGATGTGTATGTGGGACAGGATCTGGGAAGGAGGGGTGACTATGGCAGTATAGCAGTGTGGGGAAGTCCTCAGTTTTGCAGTAGACCTCTTCATTCCAATGGTTTATCATCTTGGCTTTTGCAGATTGTGAACAAATCTATTTATGCAGGGTGTAAGATTTGGTCTTTGGGAACAGATGTGTGGATATGGGGGGCTGGGATTCTAGAGGTAAGCTacattttttgttacttttggCAGGCATTGTAGGAGTACTTCCTAATTTTCTAAGTATTAGCTTGTATAATGTTGCAAAGATAATGCTGAACTAATGGCAATCTCTCTAATGCTGAAGTGCGATCCTTTGGTACCGAAGACCGGCCCACAGACAGACCTGCTCCTCCAAGGGAAGAAATCTATGAATACATTATTTTTCGAGGAAGTGACATCAAAGACATCACTGTCTGTGAACCTCCGAAAGCTCAGCATACCCTGCCACAGGATCCTGCCATTGTTCAGGTAAGTTAGCCTGCAGTGTAGATAGATGTGGTGAAACACTGATAAAAGGCTGCATTTTGGTATCAAATTATAAAAATGGAGTCATTGTCTGCAGGAATCTTCAGATTTTTGGAAGCATTCTGAATTgcatttcagtgtttaaaaCAATGGTAGTAAGACTTCAGCTAACAGAACTGCAGCTAGTGTACTAGCTGAGAATGCAGGTAAAGACTGCAGTGTTTGCTTGAGTGGTAATAGTGCTGTACTTGAAGTAAAGAATCACTGCCAAAGCAAGCTGACTTCTGGACACTGTAAATGGAAATGTGCTTTGTCTTGTTACAGTCTTCACTGGGCTCTGCCTCTACATCATCCTTTCAGCCACATGTGCCTTACAGCCCGTTTAGAGGTATGCCACCTTACAGCCAACTTGCTGCCAGCTCTTTACTTAGCCAGCAGTACGCAGCTTCATTAGGTTTAGGTAAGTAAAAGCGTTCTTTGCTAGAATAAAGGTACAGCCTTTGTATGCAGCTACACTGGAGCCACATAGCAGTAACTGATAATGAATTCCATACTGAATGTCAGGCTGCAAGAAGCAGTGAATAAGTAGTTAAAAACTTTGCAATGATCTTATAGCAAAGAGGCCCATCTTTCACTTATACACGTGTACCCAAGAAAGAAACTAAAGAGCTGAAGCttctctctgaaagtaatatgAATAACAAACAGTTGAGGTCAGTTCATTTCTGGTCTGACATAGCTCACATGCGCAACCCATGTGTGAAAAGAGCTTGTGTTCCAAAAGAGAACTAAATAAGCTGCTCTAAAGCTGTTCTAGAGATTCTTGTATCTCTTTCCAAGTCCTCCAGATGTTACACAACCTTGTATCTTATCCATAtatctttttgctttctcttcttccctctaTCTCTTTAGAGAAATTGGTAAGCCCTCCAgcatcagcagctgcttccagtCCTAGTTCTTCTCCGTCTCCACAACCTGTTTCAGAGCCTGACATGTCTTCAGAGCCCCATCAGCTCTCTTCCAAGGGTAACAGCAGTTTGAGGACTCCAAATATTTGGAAGAACTGCATGGCACTTCAAAATATGTTCTTGTTAACCCCCTCCTAGAATGATAGTACTTACATGGGTAATGCTAGTGAAATGAGTTTGTTCTTGGCTGTTGTTGCTTTTCATCACACGAAGTATTACTTCCTCCTGCTCTAAAAGTATCATTTAGAGAGGCAGGAGAATGGAAAAAGTAAAGAACTGTGGATCCTCCTGTGTAAGTATCAGGAGAGGGCTGACATCTAGGGATGTTGTGCTGCATACTCCCTAGGAGTATGTGTTGGCTTAGGCATTAGGCAGGGAATTAATTGGCCTTTCCTAGAAAGCCAAGCACACTGCTTAAATCATGGGTGGCCTTACTACTCAAAAATAAACAGGCTAGTAGAAAATTCAGGAGTATTACTGTAATTTAGGAAACTTCAGGATATGTTTCATGCATGATGGGGCAATGTACCTTATAAAGATTGCCAGCTAGTAAGGCATAACTAACAGGGAACAATTTTAGTTGTGGTAAGCAGAGGTAACATAGTTCTGGGTGCTTGCTTCTGTGCTTAAGAACCTTTGAAGGAGTTTGAGTAGAGATAACTAGACTGACCCATCTTCAGAACAGAGAGACCAGGTGCAGCCTGCATTTAAACATGGTAATTAgtttaatctgtttttaaattagcaTGTATGGTTGTGTTGGCATgaaactttctgctttctgtttggcCATCTGTCTGCATATGCTTTCTCAATTTTCTTACTAAGCTTTGAAACTTTTGTTGAACTTGCACAGCAGCTTTGTCCTCCTGAATAATCCTTAGGCTGTGTCTGTCTTCCTTGCAAGTTTTCCAGGTGTACATAACTGGGAACCTGCATGATGTTACCTACTGGGTATGTCTCATGTGGACTTGGGTGACCCAGAAGTGTCAGTGGCTTGGTTTGTGTGTACTCTTcagctttttcacttttcttgctCTTAAAGTGTATTCAGTTAAAGTTTGCTTCCAAGCAGTTCTTATGCATAACTCCAAAAGCCTGTAGCTCCAAAACTTCTGATTAAATCTAGaatgcagtatttcttctgaGTACTGAAGACTGtcactttctaaaataaatggtGTAAGGTATACCAAACCATGAAAAGTATTTACATGTTTTGTAGTGTGAATAAATAAGCCTGGATGGAAGAGCAACAGAAGTCTTGGGTAACACTTTGGCCTTGACCAAGAAGGAATTTAAAAGGGTAACTTTGAGATCTGGTCTGGTTTCAGGTTTTCTTTGTCTGAAAGCTAACAATAAGCAATGACAGTACTTCAAGTAGTCAAAGggcttctaaaaaaaaaaaacggctTACAAAATGGGATATATAGCTGAGGTGACAAGGCTTTAgcagcaaacttttttttttttagacagaCTGGGGAAGCTTTCTGGAGCAACTTCAAAATGGTCATGTTTTGCTTCAGATATAATGTAAAGTACAATCTTGCATAACCAAAGATGCACCtagaaatttgatttttcttatcAATTCTCTATAGGAGACTGACCTGGCTTGTTTATCTGGAGTGTCTAATTTGATTTAAGAAATAAACGGGTAGTTTTTCTGATGTAAGGCTCTGGATTTGTGAGCTGAGAACTATGGCAGTAGTGCTTTCCCTACGTGCCACTTAAACGTAGCTTGTAATGATAAACAACCAAGGTTTTGAATGACTGTGGTCGATGTTTTCTCCATAGAAGTGGGTAGGGTTTGAGTAACACTGGCGTGCTTTCTGAGGAGCACTTAGTCATTGCAATTCTTTCCAGGTGCTGGCTTCCCTTCAGTTCACCCCGTCCGCAAAAGCCCCATGGTAGAGCAGGCTGTCCAGACCGGCCCCGTTGACAACATCAATTCACAGAAGCCACTTCCAGTGAAAGTAACTCCAGGGGTGCAACGCAACGGCCGGCAGGTTCCACCGAGCAGCACCAAGACAGCTGGTATGTATGGACTGCTTTAAAGTGCTGTTTTCCAGCATCATTCAGAGGTTCGTAGCAAGGCCAGACTGCTTCGGTCTTGTTCTTGTGTGCCTTGatgtttctttcttgttcaGTAGATACAGTTCCGGCAACGCCTGTACAGACCCAAGGGCAGGTGAATGATGAAAACAGAAGGCCTCAAAGGAGGAGATCGGGTAGGTTATTCTGACACTAGACACTTGTTTATAAAGGCAAATACTGCTGCATCAGTGAAGTGTTATTGGACAGAAGATTAAGACCAAAGAAAGGCTTCATAAGTCTTTGGCCATGTAGGGATGGTTCCCCCAACAAAGTAAGCTCTGGAgccacagaaatacagaaccACCAAAATTCTGGTGTCCTCTGGGTACTGGAGGtaaattgttcttttaaaaaaagaaatcgaCAGCAATAACTGGATTGCTCTGAAACCTGTTGTGTCCTTCTTACTGGGAAGGGCAGCCTGTTTAAGATATCTAGTgttctttcaaattaaaagaactATGGAGTCATTGCTTCTCTAGAATGAAGCTTTTTATCTTGAGATGTCTATTTAAGCATAGGTCAAAGGAAAGTGAAGCTAAGTTCAACTAGGCATCCTTGCCCAAACAAAGTGAGAAAAGGCAGGAAGCGGAAGTTGAGATTAGCTTTCAAACTAGTTTGAAGGCAGTGCTGTGAAAGGGAGGCTGTAAGTTTGttggtgtgttttttctttccaaaaagcaGCTGATAGTTTCTTTGTGTGGTTTCTGCTTTACAATGAAGTATGTGTCCCTTTGTGGGCAGCTGAGTCTTAGGTAGGTTTTCCAAAACCAATGAACTGTTCATCCCAATCATGACAGGTTTGTGGACCAGTTACAGTAACATGTTAGCAGATGAATAGCAAATAGAGCTGATAGCCCCCGTGCCTTTCCCTCAGCTTTACTTGACCTGTTGCTcttactttctcttttccaactgaaagaaaagttgGGTGTGTTATGTTTTAGTGGTAAGGCTGACAGCAGgaatgcttttcagaaagttAAAATGTTGCTGTAATATGTTTCCTATAGCCAAGTTCAGAAGTTACTTTCAAAGAGGTGTGACCTAAGCATGCGACTGGAAGCCAAGATTCTGAGTTCTAGTCTTGGTTTCCTCTGGTCTTGAGCAAATCATTTAACTTCCCTGCACATTACCAACTGTTTAAACTCTCCTGCTTTCAGGAAACAGGGGAAACAGGAGAACCAGAAATCGCTCTAGAGGACAAAACAGACCAACTACTGTGAAGGAAAATACAATAAAGTTTGAAGGTGACTTCGACTTTGAAAGTGCAAATGCACAATTCAACAGAGAGGAACTTGATAAAGAATTCAAGAAGAAACTAAACTTTAAAGGTTTGTAGCTTCTTTAAATACGAATTGCTGAGCTAGTAGTAAGCCTTGCATAGACAAACTCATTCTGAGAGATTGCATCATTACGTGTGGCAGCATCTCAAATTTTGTTTGAAGGACCAAGAGAGCAGATGGGTCTTTAGTGTGCCTCAAAGAagtgtaatgcattttattatCTTCAGATGACAAAGCGgagacagaggaagagaaaggggaCCCTGGAGTGGCAACTCAAAACAATGATGGCAATGCAGAGGAGGACCTTCTGGGACCCAACTGCTATTATGATAAATCCAAGTCTTTCTTTGACAACATCTCCTCAGAACTGAAGTCTAGGTGAGTATTTCTTNNNNNNNNNNNNNNNNNNNNNNNNNNNNNNNNNNNNNNNNNNNNNNNNNNNNNNNNNNNNNNNNNNNNNNNNNNNNNNNNNNNNNNNNNNNNNNNNNNNNAACAGTCCACTCCCAGCGCCGAGCCGGCACCGCGAGGCGGGGGAGCTGCCGCTCCGGGGACGATCCCCGGGTTTGTGTCAGCCCCGCGTTACACCCCCGCCTCCGCTTAACCCTTCGGGGAGCGGCGGCGCGGGGCTGCGGGGCCGTAGGGCGGAGTGCACTTTGACCCGTTGTGCAACCGCCGCGGAGGAAGTAAATAAAGTGCGGATCCAAGCCGCTGTCCTTTGCTGGCTGCTCTTTCTAAAGGTAACGAGGTGTGTTAACTGAATGATAAAGCGTAGCACGTGTTAAGGGGTGTCAAGCTTAAAATAGCAGTTCTTGTTTCGGTATTATAAAATAATTCCATCTATTCCCAAGCATAAAGGCTGGAGCTGTGTTGCTGTGAGGGCAGCTCTGCACCTGCCAGTGCCCAGCACTGACCAGCCTGTGGCTGCTGTAGGGCTGCGAAGGGGACTGGGAGCTCTGGGTGCTGGGAGCTCAGGGACTGGGCTGCTCTAAATAGGTCAGGGATGAGAGGATTCTGTACTTAAGGCTGCCCAAAGATGGGTGTCAGTGCTTCCTGCATTACACATCTGTGGCAATGGCTTAATTTGCAGTGCTatgacacaaaataaaaaaataaaaaaaaatctggcttGCCCAGTGAGTGATAGGAATGATATTGAAGTCTCATGTCCTGCCCTGCCCACAAACTTGTAAGTGCATCTATGAGAGATGTTTGCCAAAAGCTCAACTGGGGACAGCAAAAACTGAGAGCTATTTATCTTAATGGATAGGCCTCAAGTAACAAATAGGGTGAGCATCTTTAAATCTAGTCTTAACTTTAACATAAACTGTATTTCTGTTACTGTTCTGGTTTCTCACATCATCCTTTTACCTGCAGAAATCTGCTTCTCTGAGTTAACATTACTGCACTGAGCCTTTCTGAAGGCTCCCCTTACTTGGCAAGCAGGCATTGCTAGAAGGGGCCACAAAGCCCCAGTGAGaagtttaaaattaatcttttcGTCTTGTTCTTGAATGTTTTGTATTCcaaagttttttattttctgtctggaTAGGTTTTCCCAGTTGTCATTCAAAACTCAGAGGAGTTTTTCCTTGGAAGATGCCCTCTTCCCTTACTCTTACCtcccacttcattttttttccaggttatGATGCTGTGAAGTAGTTGCCCGTTGCTTAAAAGGCAGGAAAGCTGCTTCAAGCAGGGTCATCTCTATCACTTTCTTGCTGCCACAGTCAAGTATATTGCTAGTTTTAGCTATGCTGAAATTCTATAAGCAACATACCAAAGAACTGTCTAGAATAGAAGACTCTGCATTCCCAAAACAGTGGAAGAATTAATCTACTCGGCTGCTCAAGTGATTTATCGGGGCTGGGGTGTGCTAGGCTTAAGCTGAAGCAACCTGAAGGTGCAGTGGCTGCACATCTTTCTTTCACAGCATCCAAATAGGAGCACGGCCTGGAGCTGGGACACAGCGTTGTTAGGAGCAGTGTGAGAGATGGATTGAATTATCGCAGGCAGTGGTAGTCAGCACGGAGGGGCAGAGCAGCCTGTGTTCTTCTACTTCTACTTGTATTTTAGGACAGCTGGAATGCAGCTTACAGTTGCAtacaaaattagaaataaaaacctAGAAATCATCATGTCTTTGTTCTAACACTTTCTTTATTAGTGTACCATATGGCATATTTACCATATTAGGTAAATGACTGTACCAAATTACAAGAGCAACTGAGATGCATTACGACTTGTGCATTGTAAGTGTGCAGCATTTATTACTGAATAATTTATCTTTTCATACTATGCCTCTCATTTGCTATTGCAAGTCGCTTTTTGTCTGGGTTCTTCAGCACTGGGACTCCAGCTCCTCTGATTTGTACTGCTCACCTTCTGTTTTAAACTGTGTAAAAAGAGCAACTAGCATAAGAATCTTGACAATG
This genomic interval carries:
- the LSM14B gene encoding protein LSM14 homolog B produces the protein MPAACAQPKAGGFLPGIPEKRYVLPRVLSNAEVRSFGTEDRPTDRPAPPREEIYEYIIFRGSDIKDITVCEPPKAQHTLPQDPAIVQSSLGSASTSSFQPHVPYSPFRGMPPYSQLAASSLLSQQYAASLGLEKLVSPPASAAASSPSSSPSPQPVSEPDMSSEPHQLSSKGAGFPSVHPVRKSPMVEQAVQTGPVDNINSQKPLPVKVTPGVQRNGRQVPPSSTKTAVDTVPATPVQTQGQVNDENRRPQRRRSGNRGNRRTRNRSRGQNRPTTVKENTIKFEGDFDFESANAQFNREELDKEFKKKLNFKDDKAETEEEKGDPGVATQNNDGNAEEDLLGPNCYYDKSKSFFDNISSELKSR